AGCAGCGCGCCCGCCGTGAACGGTGCGGCCAGCACCAGGACGTTCTTCACCCACTGCTTCGGGCGAAGCTCCTTGATCAGTCCGCTGACCAGGCCCGCGGGCGTGCCCGCCTTCGCGGTCACCTTCGCGTGGTAGGCGTCGGAGGACTTGTCCTTCTCGTCCCCGGTGTCCGCCTTCTTCTGCTCGGGTTCCTCCAGCGCGCCGGCGCTGCCGCCGCCCTCGGAGCCGATCGAGCCCTCCGAGTCGGAGTCGACCTCGTTGCGCACCTGGTCCGCGTCGGTCTCGGTCACGGCCTTGCCGTTGCCGGACGCGCCGTTGGTCGCGGCCTCGTCGAGCCCGTTCTCGGGCTCGCTGACGGTCGCGCCCGTCTCGTTCTTGTCAGCCACGGTTCCTCCGCCGTCTCATGAACCGCCGGACGCCCAGCGCCACGGCACCGCCGAGCGCTGAACCGGCGAGAACGTCGCTCGGGTAATGCACCCCCAGAACCATCCGGCTGACCATCATCGGCGGCACCAGCGCCGGAGTCAGCCGCTTGCCCAGCAGTCCTCCGTAGAGGACGGCCGCCGTCGTCGTCGACGTGGCGTGCGAGGACGGGAAGCTCAGCTTGCTCGGCGTCCCGACCAGCACCTGGACCTGCGGGTCACCGGGGCGGCTGCGCCGCACGACCCGCTTCACGCCGATCGACGCCCCGTGCGCGAAGGCTACGCCCGCCGTCGCCGCGACCCACTCGCCGCGCCGCTTGCGGTCCACCAGCGCGCCCACGGCACCGATCGCCAGCCACCCGGCCGCGTGCTCGCCGAACAGCGACATCGCGCGGGCCGCCTTGACCACCGGCGGCTTCGCCAGCGCGCCCTGCACCTTGCGCAGGGCGAGTGTCTCGGTGGTGACTTCCGGCACCGGTTCCCAGGTGCCGGGGATGAACTCCCGCTCCTCGGCGCTCGCAGCGCCGGGAGTCGTCGTAGTCGGTTCAGCAGCCACTTCGTCTCCGGGGTCGGGGCACACAGATCAGGGGGTACTCACTTCTTGTCGAAGGCCTGTTTCCAGGA
This window of the Saccharopolyspora gloriosae genome carries:
- a CDS encoding phosphatase PAP2 family protein, whose product is MAAEPTTTTPGAASAEEREFIPGTWEPVPEVTTETLALRKVQGALAKPPVVKAARAMSLFGEHAAGWLAIGAVGALVDRKRRGEWVAATAGVAFAHGASIGVKRVVRRSRPGDPQVQVLVGTPSKLSFPSSHATSTTTAAVLYGGLLGKRLTPALVPPMMVSRMVLGVHYPSDVLAGSALGGAVALGVRRFMRRRRNRG